From Apium graveolens cultivar Ventura chromosome 9, ASM990537v1, whole genome shotgun sequence, the proteins below share one genomic window:
- the LOC141686613 gene encoding pentatricopeptide repeat-containing protein At1g31430 produces the protein MSPSRHFLEKSSLKFFTTSSTLPRVSTKTCIHHLKNCKSMLQLKQIQTQLFRICIHEKDDVLSKLIVACTDPKVGNLNYTDKIFYRIKNPSLFVYNVMIKAYTKSGFYKKTVFLFDELRVLGLWPDNFTYPFVFKAVGHLREGLVGEKIHGVVVKCGLEFDCYVCNSVMDMYGALGFNLSLRRVFDEMPERDLVSWNILINGYVRCRMFEDAVEVFRRMQGEVRPDEASVVTTLSACIALKDLELGREIHDYVLSDIGFSVIIGNALLDMYAKCGCIDEARRIFDAMPGKNVICWTSMLSGYVNCGQLDEAKDLFKRSPVKDIVLWTAMINGFVQFNRVDEAMLLFRDMQYNRVKPDKFTVVALLTGCAQVGALEQGKWIHTYIDENRITVDAVAGTALIDMYAKCGCIDKSLEIFYGLKEKDTASWTAIICSLAVHGRTDKALELFTAMKQCGFVPDDITFVGVLTACSHGGLVKEGRQYFHDMKKNYKIEPKLEHYGCMIDLLGRAGLLDEAEETMKMIPDGNKDAVIPLYSALLSACRIYGDVDMGERLADRLVELHSGDSSVHTLLANIYASANRWEDVTEVRRKMRALGVRKEPGCSSIEVDGKVHEFLVGDASHPAMKGILSMLNSIAKPLSGIEGNKTERDNVDSLFCNLE, from the coding sequence ATGTCCCCTTCCCGCCATTTTCTTGAAAAATCCTCACTCAAATTCTTCACAACCAGCTCTACTTTACCAAGAGTTAGTACAAAAACATGCATACATCACCTCAAGAACTGTAAGTCAATGCTTCAACTCAAACAAATCCAAACCCAACTTTTCAGAATATGTATTCATGAAAAAGATGATGTTTTAAGTAAGCTTATAGTAGCATGCACCGACCCAAAAGTTGGAAACTTGAATTATACTGATAAAATATTTTATAGAATAAAAAACCCATCTTTATTTGTTTACAATGTGATGATTAAGGCTTATACAAAGAGTGGTTTTTATAAAAAGACTGTGTTTTTATTTGATGAGCTTAGGGTTCTTGGATTGTGGCCTGATAATTTTACTTACCCTTTTGTGTTTAAGGCTGTTGGTCACTTGAGGGAGGGTTTAGTAGGTGAAAAGATTCATGGGGTTGTTGTGAAATGTGGGTTAGAGTTTGATTGTTATGTTTGTAATTCAGTTATGGATATGTATGGTGCTTTAGGGTTTAATTTGAGTTTAAGGAGAGTGTTTGATGAAATGCCTGAGAGAGATTTGGTTTCTTGGAATATTTTGATTAATGGGTATGTTAGGTGTAGGATGTTTGAGGATGCTGTTGAGGTTTTCAGGAGAATGCAAGGGGAAGTGAGGCCTGATGAGGCTAGTGTTGTGACTACGCTTTCAGCTTGTATAGCGTTGAAGGATTTGGAACTTGGGAGAGAAATTCATGATTATGTTTTGAGTGATATTGGGTTTAGTGTGATTATTGGGAATGCGTTGTTGGATATGTATGCTAAGTGCGGGTGCATAGATGAGGCACGGAGAATTTTTGATGCAATGCCGGGGAAAAATGTGATTTGTTGGACGAGTATGCTGTCTGGATATGTAAATTGTGGTCAGTTGGATGAGGCTAAAGATTTGTTTAAGAGAAGTCCGGTTAAAGATATTGTTTTATGGACTGCTATGATTAATGGGTTTGTGCAGTTTAACCGGGTAGATGAAGCGATGTTGCTGTTTCGGGATATGCAATATAACAGGGTTAAGCCAGATAAGTTCACGGTTGTTGCTCTGCTTACAGGATGTGCTCAAGTGGGAGCCCTTGAACAAGGGAAATGGATTCACACTTACATTGATGAGAACAGAATAACAGTTGACGCGGTTGCTGGCACTGCTCTGATCGATATGTATGCGAAATGCGGGTGCATAGATAAATCCTTGGAAATCTTTTATGGTTTGAAAGAGAAGGATACAGCTTCATGGACTGCAATTATTTGCTCACTTGCTGTGCATGGGAGGACCGACAAAGCACTGGAGTTGTTCACTGCTATGAAGCAATGCGGCTTTGTACCAGATGATATCACCTTTGTCGGTGTTTTGACTGCATGTAGTCATGGAGGACTGGTAAAAGAGGGCCGTCAATATTTCCATGACATGAAGAAGAATTATAAGATCGAACCTAAGTTAGAACATTATGGATGCATGATAGACCTTCTTGGCCGTGCTGGGTTGTTAGATGAGGCGGAAGAAACAATGAAAATGATACCTGATGGTAATAAGGATGCTGTTATTCCACTTTACAGTGCTTTGCTTAGTGCTTGCAGAATCTATGGTGATGTTGATATGGGAGAACGCCTCGCTGATCGACTCGTGGAACTTCACTCGGGTGATTCCAGTGTGCATACTCTGTTGGCCAATATATATGCATCTGCTAATAGATGGGAAGACGTTACAGAGGTGAGAAGGAAAATGAGGGCTCTCGGAGTCAGGAAGGAGCCTGGGTGCAGTTCTATTGAGGTTGATGGCAAAGTTCACGAGTTTTTAGTTGGTGATGCGTCGCACCCAGCTATGAAAGGAATTTTATCTATGCTGAATAGTATAGCTAAACCTCTCTCTGGCATAGAAGGAAATAAAACTGAACGTGATAATGTTGATTCATTGTTTTGTAATCTAGAATGA